The following proteins are encoded in a genomic region of Glycine soja cultivar W05 chromosome 17, ASM419377v2, whole genome shotgun sequence:
- the LOC114391821 gene encoding uncharacterized protein LOC114391821, producing the protein MPSNKQSSMPSNPNPRSSEVGNPMRRSFTGNPFSKPSIVPNHGVKTPANSPSADFSRRGSVGIRESGGSLRDSFDDKENGKDQILKPTKVRSPAVSSKGSKNFMSPTISASCKINESPRKKVLIEKNEAVPSPADKKSHVRKVTFAEPLEEKMIDGIIPNFEEGLRSSLSSEDLSGESETSETHYMDVPLISKNDTDLCFESVNDVNVNVPLVLENDIYTEPSFETEPDCVNLDPTFKLSPTATPPISLKATVVAPLDADPLMPPYDPKTNYLSPRPQFLHYKPKSRMELCRERELDDSFISGSFSDTEVTEDSQSEVSQKESEDVSSDETVKEEEGEISELSPARRTLMPGESVEAKQVPKPRFTVRAKAVALILLLAVAFVSISVTDSPVIDRTVFEGFYKVYVSSEFPEFARANFDLFTQFAKTNFNEIARNLQIWFTKLLSSTSEFISDVRGGHNLAKLQYYNLTIQHDYSMVDQYPIFGHGENEIGETHVPVWDADESDAVSDIDGDEDIEGDISEEHYEIYEEQVQQDVATITGAENVLDAPESEEVQSEQLAEAGNLEATVAQEAEANLNVENQPSLNLEVAEISIEAYESDTKQAHENDAELNVNEQSDISLDSDVAAAKDDVAEEKSESIDAAIKGNEGRLGAIDIPPHVVLCLLLGAGTVLIAGAAFNWSRKKGSKSISSVEKPLELHNDSFPSKNKQISPEKSSGPVEMDVLEDSSCPSEASSIQQSSFYCEKEVNEGHRLGPEKKRKNNYRRESLASSASDYSMGSPSYGSLTLYEKIPIKQGHWEDEIITPVRRSSRIRNQATSPS; encoded by the exons ATGCCTTCTAACAAACAATCTTCAATGCCGTCAAACCCTAATCCAAGAAGTTCCGAAGTCGGTAACCCTATGAGAAGGAGTTTCACTGGAAACCCCTTCTCCAAACCCTCAATTGTCCCAAACCATGGAGTAAAAACTCCCGCCAACAGCCCTTCTGCAG ATTTTTCGAGAAGAGGCTCTGTTGGGATTCGGGAAAGCGGAGGGTCGTTGAGGGACTCCTTTGATGACAAAGAAAACGGGAAAGATCAGATTTTGAAACCGACAAAGGTTCGATCACCAGCTGTTTCTTCAAAGGGCTCAAAGAATTTCATGTCTCCGACCATTTCTGCTTCCTGCAAGATCAATGAGTCTCCCAGAAAGAAAGTCCTGATTGAGAAGAATGAGGCAGTTCCGAGTCCCGCAGACAAGAAAAGCCACGTTCGCAAGGTAACTTTTGCCGAGCCCTTGGAGGAGAAAATGATTGATGGGATCATCCCCAATTTTGAGGAAGGTCTCAGATCTTCCCTGAGTAGTGAAGATTTGAGTGGTGAGAGTGAAACTAGTGAAACTCATTATATGGATGTTCCCTTGATTTCAAAGAATGATACAGATTTGTGCTTTGAATCTGTCAATGATGTGAATGTGAATGTTCCTTTGGTTCTAGAAAATGACATTTACACTGAACCATCATTTGAAACTGAGCCTGATTGTGTTAACCTTGACCCTACTTTTAAGCTTAGCCCCACTGCCACTCCTCCGATTTCATTGAAAGCTACCGTCGTGGCTCCTCTGGATGCGGATCCCTTGATGCCCCCTTATGACCCTAAAACCAACTACCTCTCCCCTAGACCACAGTTTCTTCACTACAAACCGAAATCTCGAATGGAACTCTGCAGGGAAAGGGAATTGGATGACAGCTTCATATCTGGAAGCTTTTCAGATACAGAAGTCACTGAGGATTCCCAGTCTGAAGTCTCACAGAAGGAATCGGAGGATGTTTCTTCGGATGAAACTGTTAAGGAAGAAGAGGGTGAAATTTCTGAACTAAGTCCTGCTAGGAGGACTCTCATGCCAGGGGAATCTGTTGAAGcaaaacaagttccaaaaccACGCTTCACAGTGAGAGCAAAGGCTGTTGCTCTTATCTTGCTTCTTGCAGTTGCTTTTGTATCAATCTCAGTCACAGATTCACCTGTGATTGATCGAACTGTGTTTGAAGGTTTCTACAAGGTTTATGTATCATCTGAATTTCCTGAGTTTGCAAGGGCTAATTTTGATCTATTCACCCAGTTTGcaaaaacaaatttcaatgaGATAGCTCGAAATTTGCAAATTTGGTTTACCAAGTTGCTGTCTTCAACTTCAGAGTTCATTTCAGATGTTAGAGGAGGACACAATTTGGCCAAGTTGCAATATTATAACTTGACTATTCAGCACGATTACTCCATGGTGGATCAGTACCCTATATTTGGTCATGGAGAAAATGAAATAGGTGAGACTCACGTACCAGTATGGGACGCTGATGAGAGTGATGCTGTCTCAGATATTGACGGTGATGAGGATATTGAGGGGGATATTTCGGAGGAGCATTATGAAATATATGAAGAGCAAGTTCAGCAAGATGTTGCAACAATTACTGGAGCTGAAAATGTTTTGGATGCTCCAGAATCCGAGGAAGTACAATCAGAGCAACTGGCTGAAGCAGGAAACTTAGAAGCAACGGTTGCACAAGAAGCTGAGGCTAACTTAAATGTTGAAAATCAGCCAAGTTTGAATTTGGAGGTTGCTGAAATCTCTATTGAAGCGTATGAATCAGATACAAAGCAGGCACACGAAAATGATGCTGAACTCAATGTCAACGAACAAAGTGACATAAGTTTAGATTCAGATGTTGCTGCAGCGAAAGATGATGTAGCAGAGGAAAAATCAGAAAGCATAGATGCTGCGATTAAAGGGAATGAAGGGCGATTAGGAGCAATTGACATTCCTCCACATGTGGTGCTATGTTTGCTGCTCGGTGCAGGTACTGTTTTAATTGCAGGTGCAGCTTTCAATTGGTCAAGGAAGAAGGGTAGCAAAAGCATAAGCTCCGTGGAGAAACCCCTGGAGTTACATAATGACTCCTTTCCATCTAAGAACAAACAGATTTCTCCAGAGAAATCATCTGGGCCCGTAGAAATGGACGTGCTTGAAGATTCATCATGCCCTTCAGAAGCGAGCAGCATTCAGCAAAGCTCATTCTACTGTGAAAAAGAAGTGAATGAAGGTCACAGACTAGGCCCTGAGAAGAAGCGCAAGAATAACTACAGGAGAGAATCTTTGGCTTCTTCTGCATCAGACTATTCCATGGGTTCCCCATCCTATGGAAGCTTAACTTTGTATGAGAAAATTCCAATCAAGCAG GGACATTGGGAGGACGAGATCATCACTCCTGTTAGGCGTTCAAGTAGAATTAGAAACCAAGCCACTTCTCCTTCATAA
- the LOC114393034 gene encoding uncharacterized protein LOC114393034, which translates to MADWGGFLDQNSGFGGGSMRNEDFDEENVWGLTMERERDFLSPKMRVSKESYGSSSAWLVSTSPRKITRTNSVTLHSLESDSDSNVVQRSSAPTSIPGWSKIYGKKGVEEGVNNKKPDCGFGDHYGDDDDEDEDDMIPPHEWIARKLARSQISSFSVCEGIGRTLKGRDLSKVRNAILTKTGFIE; encoded by the coding sequence ATGGCAGATTGGGGTGGTTTTCTGGACCAAAACAGTGGTTTTGGTGGGGGGTCAATGAGGAACGAAGATTTTGATGAAGAAAATGTGTGGGGTTTGACcatggagagggagagagactTTTTAAGTCCAAAAATGAGGGTATCTAAGGAGTCCTATGGTTCTTCCTCTGCATGGCTCGTATCAACCTCTCCAAGAAAGATTACAAGGACTAATAGTGTCACACTACACTCCTTGGAATCTGATTCTGATTCAAATGTGGTTCAAAGGTCCTCAGCACCTACGAGCATTCCTGGTTGGTCTAAAATATATGGGAAAAAGGGTGTTGAGGAGGGTGTAAACAACAAGAAGCCTGATTGTGGTTTTGGAGATCATTATGGTGATGATGACGATGAGGATGAGGATGATATGATTCCTCCTCATGAATGGATTGCTAGGAAACTTGCAAGGAGCCAGATTTCATCTTTCTCTGTGTGTGAAGGGATCGGGAGGACACTGAAAGGGAGAGATCTTAGTAAAGTGAGAAATGCCATTTTGACCAAAACAGGTTTTATAGAGTAA